In Candidatus Kaelpia aquatica, the following are encoded in one genomic region:
- a CDS encoding nitroreductase family protein: MEMYDLILNRRSVRKFKQNKINIATLRKIVDAGRAAPSAANLQFIEYIIASGEEVVAKIFPYTKWATYIQPEDRPNPRECPSVYIAILINLKKSPNPDLRDVGAAAENIMLAAESFSLSSCWLGAIDKKELSKIFKLPSSIKLDSLIGLGYGSESPRMLDSDKDIKYWRDKKGQLFVPKRSFEKVAHFNRYLK, translated from the coding sequence ATGGAGATGTATGATCTTATATTAAATCGCAGGTCTGTTAGAAAGTTTAAGCAGAATAAAATCAATATTGCAACATTGAGAAAGATAGTAGATGCAGGCAGAGCTGCACCATCTGCTGCAAACCTTCAATTTATTGAATATATAATAGCAAGCGGAGAGGAGGTAGTAGCCAAGATTTTTCCTTATACCAAATGGGCTACATATATTCAGCCGGAGGATAGGCCTAACCCTAGAGAGTGCCCCAGTGTTTATATTGCTATTTTAATCAATCTCAAAAAGAGTCCTAACCCAGATTTAAGAGATGTAGGTGCAGCTGCAGAGAATATAATGCTTGCGGCCGAGAGTTTTTCACTTTCATCCTGTTGGCTTGGGGCAATAGATAAAAAAGAGCTTTCCAAAATATTTAAACTTCCTAGCAGCATAAAATTGGATTCTCTTATTGGATTAGGCTATGGTAGCGAGAGCCCTAGAATGCTGGACTCTGACAAGGATATTAAGTATTGGCGTGACAAGAAAGGGCAGCTCTTTGTTCCCAAGAGAAGCTTTGAAAAGGTAGCTCATTTTAATAGATATCTTAAATAG
- a CDS encoding ABC transporter ATP-binding protein, with protein sequence MSDIVTAIKIEGLCEYYKIRFSYPDKSVDKKIKALEDISLEIKRGESVALLGPNGAGKTTLLKLIAGILNPDSGTINVTGKVRGIFALEAGFIPDLTGYENLKMILKLYEIKDDAVLRDIAEFSELGDFIYAPIKAYSQGMYLRLAFSLAIHTDPDILIVDDILAVGDYHFQLKCIKRIKGITGSEKTVIIVTHNLDLAEQLCSRCIVLEKGKIFAEGNISEMRNIFLEIEGDIWGSGYIKNTDLNVVFNNGKIVLRYKGTPLTVDLGGFLSFKKDGGVLYSTDFKWDVEEYKDRLIAYGLTREKEEICKVDLEFNPEGINYTLECKYPELEINFMLKDAYLEAQIGNNLIELPSVERVVAREWKKIASAVASHMRLIPDIREGYPEMSFIVYSDKKAKIDLFNHYFNAPMRIVRITTSQPQVNIRMVLNPTQEKETNSNSLKNNVALRDLTELINNSLIKLGIINMTLFKKINFISHFQKEAFEDFECELLNQSDLSNLQMIIKFSKIGVSLLLVVNISSSGLIFNFSSFTPSATVNLTGVGFILDSEARYRYYNSDIAEGVIGEKTSILTTDSLVLSSLKDNVPELKFTLNSTTSLEIVEDSYYKGATNLKFLPHLKNSDFSIKIAT encoded by the coding sequence GTGAGCGACATTGTGACAGCAATAAAGATAGAAGGACTTTGTGAGTATTATAAAATAAGGTTTTCTTATCCTGACAAGTCTGTTGATAAAAAGATAAAAGCTCTTGAGGATATAAGTCTTGAAATAAAAAGAGGGGAGTCCGTAGCGTTGCTCGGTCCAAATGGAGCTGGAAAAACTACGCTACTTAAGTTGATTGCTGGGATACTTAATCCGGATTCGGGAACTATAAATGTAACTGGTAAAGTGAGAGGCATCTTTGCTCTTGAGGCAGGATTTATTCCTGATCTTACAGGATACGAGAATCTTAAGATGATTCTTAAACTCTATGAAATAAAAGACGACGCAGTCTTAAGAGATATTGCTGAATTCTCCGAGCTTGGAGATTTCATATATGCCCCCATAAAAGCCTATTCCCAAGGAATGTATTTGCGTCTAGCATTCTCCTTAGCCATACATACAGATCCGGATATTTTAATAGTAGACGATATTCTAGCAGTTGGGGATTATCATTTTCAGCTAAAATGTATAAAAAGAATAAAAGGGATTACAGGTTCTGAGAAGACAGTGATTATAGTAACTCATAACTTAGATTTGGCAGAACAACTATGTTCAAGATGTATAGTTTTAGAGAAAGGTAAAATATTTGCAGAAGGCAATATAAGTGAGATGAGAAACATATTCCTTGAGATAGAAGGGGATATCTGGGGTAGTGGTTATATTAAGAATACAGACCTTAATGTCGTATTTAATAACGGAAAGATAGTATTAAGATATAAAGGTACTCCTTTGACTGTTGATCTGGGTGGTTTCTTAAGTTTTAAAAAAGATGGAGGCGTTCTTTATTCAACAGATTTTAAATGGGATGTGGAAGAATATAAAGATAGATTAATTGCGTATGGTCTAACCAGGGAGAAGGAAGAGATATGTAAAGTAGACTTAGAGTTTAACCCTGAAGGCATAAATTATACCTTAGAATGTAAATATCCAGAACTTGAAATTAATTTTATGCTTAAGGATGCATACTTAGAAGCTCAGATAGGCAATAATTTGATTGAGCTTCCATCAGTAGAGAGGGTAGTTGCAAGGGAGTGGAAAAAGATAGCCAGTGCCGTTGCGAGCCATATGAGGCTAATACCCGATATTAGAGAGGGGTATCCTGAGATGTCTTTTATAGTTTACTCTGATAAGAAAGCAAAAATAGATCTTTTCAATCATTATTTCAACGCCCCTATGAGGATAGTGCGGATTACAACATCTCAACCTCAAGTGAATATTCGTATGGTGTTAAATCCTACTCAAGAAAAAGAAACAAACAGCAATAGTTTAAAAAATAATGTAGCTTTACGAGATTTAACTGAGTTAATAAACAATAGCTTGATCAAGTTAGGAATTATTAACATGACTTTATTTAAAAAAATAAACTTTATCTCTCATTTTCAAAAAGAAGCTTTTGAAGATTTTGAGTGTGAACTATTAAATCAATCAGATTTATCAAATTTGCAGATGATAATAAAATTTTCAAAAATTGGTGTTTCCTTACTTTTAGTAGTGAATATAAGTTCTTCGGGTTTGATTTTCAATTTTTCTTCTTTTACTCCCAGCGCTACTGTGAATCTAACAGGTGTAGGATTTATATTGGATTCAGAAGCAAGATATAGATATTATAATTCCGATATTGCTGAAGGAGTAATCGGGGAGAAAACCAGCATATTAACAACAGACTCTCTAGTGCTTTCTTCTTTAAAAGATAATGTGCCAGAATTAAAGTTTACCTTGAATAGCACTACAAGCTTGGAAATAGTAGAGGATAGCTACTACAAAGGTGCTACTAATTTAAAATTTTTACCCCACTTAAAAAACAGTGATTTTTCAATCAAAATAGCGACATGA
- a CDS encoding glycosyltransferase, protein MNDPKVVVVIAAFNAGQFIGDCLNSLESQDYSNLDVYVVDNNSRDNTSNIVQEFKSVKLVRNKTNRGVCSARNRVIRSTESKYLLTLDSDMILDKGFISTIVRGAENSNSNVGMWGGTAVSMRDKESIDSLGIKLSRFYRFYDVGSGENISDLERVWTRGILGPCACAGLYLRKMLESIKIDFCSEFFDSKMHYLVEDFDVAMRARKKGWGFKYIKDATSYHYRHGSKIAPEEIRYLSFRNRYYLIIKHFSFRNLPYLILSLFFYDLPRVFYLAALDYKMIKRSLSDLNAML, encoded by the coding sequence ATGAATGACCCTAAAGTGGTAGTGGTTATAGCAGCGTTTAACGCAGGGCAGTTTATAGGCGATTGTCTTAACTCTTTGGAGAGTCAAGACTATTCAAACCTGGATGTCTATGTGGTTGATAACAACTCTAGGGACAATACTTCAAATATAGTTCAGGAATTTAAAAGCGTGAAGCTAGTAAGAAATAAAACCAATAGAGGTGTCTGTAGTGCTAGGAACAGAGTTATAAGGAGTACCGAGTCTAAGTATCTGCTAACCTTAGACTCAGATATGATTCTCGATAAAGGTTTTATATCAACTATAGTTAGGGGGGCTGAAAATTCAAATTCCAATGTAGGTATGTGGGGCGGAACCGCTGTGAGCATGAGAGATAAAGAATCCATTGACTCTCTAGGTATTAAGTTGAGCAGGTTCTACAGGTTTTATGATGTCGGTTCTGGAGAGAATATCTCTGATTTAGAAAGGGTATGGACTAGAGGTATTCTAGGCCCCTGTGCGTGTGCCGGATTATACTTGCGTAAAATGCTGGAGAGCATAAAAATAGATTTCTGCTCCGAATTTTTTGATTCCAAAATGCATTACCTGGTTGAGGATTTCGATGTTGCTATGAGGGCTCGGAAGAAAGGCTGGGGTTTTAAATATATTAAAGATGCAACTAGTTATCACTATAGGCATGGAAGTAAGATAGCTCCTGAAGAGATACGGTATTTATCTTTCAGGAATAGATACTACCTTATTATAAAACATTTTAGCTTCAGAAACCTGCCTTATTTAATTTTATCGCTATTTTTCTATGATTTACCGCGAGTGTTTTACTTGGCAGCGTTGGATTATAAGATGATAAAGAGGTCTTTATCTGACCTAAATGCTATGCTATGA
- a CDS encoding ABC transporter permease, which translates to MKKELILRNIKNLKDLTVRNIRFKYASTLLGIVWAGLIPLLLMGAIGFVFVKVLGVSKENFHVFVLSALLPWLYFSNVLVESTEAFIKDKSIMNQFNFSKIIYPLSIVLSNTIEHIIAILFLLPVFIFFNKVLIFKFPLLILPILMAAIFAAALSLIVAVVNLYFRDFRHLLGVLLMTLFWLTPVFYSPYMVPENIRFLIFLNPLTYFIELYRCILIVNYSPFLKNTYTYTCIISIVFILFGYLLYRKTEKYILKRN; encoded by the coding sequence ATGAAAAAAGAGCTGATATTAAGAAACATAAAAAACCTTAAAGACTTAACCGTCCGCAATATACGCTTTAAATACGCCTCTACATTGCTGGGGATAGTTTGGGCTGGATTAATACCACTTCTTCTTATGGGCGCAATAGGTTTTGTTTTTGTCAAAGTACTTGGGGTCTCTAAGGAAAACTTTCATGTTTTTGTTCTTTCAGCTCTGCTCCCCTGGCTCTATTTTTCTAATGTTTTAGTCGAATCTACAGAGGCATTTATAAAAGATAAGTCCATTATGAATCAGTTCAACTTTTCAAAGATTATCTATCCGCTATCCATTGTTCTTTCAAATACAATTGAGCATATAATAGCCATTCTCTTCCTGCTACCTGTATTTATATTCTTCAACAAGGTTTTGATTTTTAAATTTCCATTACTGATTTTGCCGATTCTAATGGCTGCAATATTTGCAGCTGCACTGTCATTGATAGTAGCTGTAGTAAACCTATATTTCAGAGATTTTCGGCATCTGCTTGGAGTTCTCTTAATGACTCTCTTCTGGCTTACCCCCGTTTTCTATTCGCCTTATATGGTCCCTGAAAACATAAGGTTTCTGATATTTTTGAACCCTTTAACATATTTTATCGAGCTATACAGGTGTATACTTATTGTCAATTACAGTCCTTTTTTAAAAAATACCTATACATATACTTGCATTATAAGTATTGTTTTTATATTATTTGGATACCTACTATATAGAAAAACAGAGAAATATATATTGAAGAGGAATTAA